The Hymenobacter chitinivorans DSM 11115 genome window below encodes:
- a CDS encoding BamA/TamA family outer membrane protein, with the protein MYARALVFLFLASCLLGGWPGAARAQTPTLPVPNQPGLSTPPPPPPPARPDSSLRARAVRATRRLVIRLETEAADQALLRRYRYRSVVPDSLAAFREVRELVLALQAASYLTASADGMRWSHDTLRVQLYVGEKFRWARLRNGNLGDGLMTRAGYREKLYNRTPFEPDEWRKLQQNILAEAENQGYPFATVRLDSLGLRGADISGRVVLDRGRVVVFDSIQLVGKTKTKKRFLTKYLQIFPNQPYNQQRVDAAARLLRQLPYLQVQAEPEVRFFQGKARLYLLLEDRPSNQFDAIVGVLPNPSPGVGQKKLQLTGDVNINLRNLSGGGKQVGLQWRKLDAASQQLAAHYVHPNFFGTPLELGGNFELYRQTNAFLTVQPRLQITYPTVRAGRISFFTERRSSRLLSDKPKSLRELDKLPDNIDSQYNSYGLDYNWNSLDDLLFPRRGFLAAGQAAVGTKRITKNADLEDSLYNRVPLQTTQVTLGLRLERYFRIGRNGVLLTRLRGESLVNERLFLNDMFRLGGLATLRGFNEYAFYANTYGIGTAEFRQFTGADSFVFLFVDQAYLRRDLLNDKTREAPTGLGAGLSFRTGAGLFQFVYSVGRSDNQRMSLSNSKIHFGIISRF; encoded by the coding sequence ATGTACGCCCGCGCCCTCGTTTTCCTGTTTTTGGCTAGCTGCCTGCTCGGCGGCTGGCCCGGGGCCGCGCGGGCCCAAACCCCGACGTTGCCGGTGCCCAACCAGCCCGGCCTGAGCACCCCGCCCCCGCCCCCACCGCCAGCCCGGCCCGATTCCAGCCTGCGGGCTCGGGCAGTTCGTGCGACTCGCCGCCTCGTTATCCGGCTCGAAACCGAGGCCGCCGACCAGGCCCTGCTGCGCCGCTACCGCTACCGCAGCGTGGTGCCCGATTCGCTGGCGGCCTTCCGCGAGGTGCGCGAGCTGGTACTGGCCTTGCAGGCCGCTTCCTACCTGACGGCCTCGGCCGACGGCATGCGCTGGAGCCACGACACGCTGCGGGTGCAGCTCTACGTGGGCGAGAAATTCCGCTGGGCCCGGCTGCGCAACGGCAACCTCGGCGACGGGCTCATGACCCGGGCCGGCTACCGCGAAAAGCTCTACAATCGCACGCCCTTCGAGCCCGACGAGTGGCGCAAGCTGCAGCAGAACATCCTTGCCGAAGCCGAAAACCAGGGCTACCCCTTCGCTACCGTTCGTCTCGACTCCCTGGGGCTGCGCGGGGCCGATATCAGCGGCCGGGTGGTGCTGGACCGGGGCCGGGTCGTGGTTTTCGACTCGATTCAGCTAGTGGGCAAAACCAAGACGAAAAAGCGGTTTCTGACCAAGTACCTGCAGATTTTTCCCAACCAGCCCTACAACCAGCAGCGCGTGGACGCCGCGGCGCGCCTGCTGCGGCAACTGCCCTACCTGCAGGTGCAGGCCGAGCCCGAAGTACGCTTTTTCCAGGGCAAGGCCCGGCTGTATCTGCTGCTCGAAGACCGGCCCTCCAATCAGTTCGACGCCATTGTGGGCGTGCTGCCTAACCCTTCGCCGGGCGTGGGCCAGAAGAAGCTGCAGCTCACCGGCGACGTCAACATCAACCTGCGCAACCTGAGCGGGGGCGGCAAGCAGGTGGGGCTGCAGTGGCGCAAGCTCGACGCGGCTTCCCAGCAGCTGGCGGCCCACTACGTGCACCCCAACTTCTTCGGGACGCCGCTGGAACTGGGCGGCAACTTCGAGCTCTACCGGCAAACCAACGCCTTTCTGACGGTGCAGCCCCGCCTGCAAATTACCTACCCCACGGTACGGGCCGGGCGCATCAGCTTTTTTACCGAGCGCCGTAGCTCCCGCCTGCTGAGTGACAAGCCCAAAAGTCTGCGGGAGCTGGATAAGCTGCCCGACAACATTGACTCGCAGTATAACTCCTACGGCCTCGACTACAACTGGAACAGCCTCGACGACTTGCTCTTTCCGCGCCGGGGCTTCCTAGCGGCGGGGCAGGCGGCCGTGGGTACCAAGCGCATCACCAAGAATGCCGACCTGGAAGACTCGCTCTACAACCGGGTACCCCTGCAAACCACCCAGGTAACGCTGGGCCTGCGCTTGGAGCGCTACTTCCGCATCGGGCGCAACGGCGTGCTGCTTACCCGGCTGCGGGGTGAGTCGCTGGTAAACGAGCGGCTGTTTCTCAACGACATGTTTCGCCTCGGCGGGCTGGCCACGCTGCGCGGCTTCAACGAGTATGCTTTCTACGCCAACACCTACGGCATCGGGACCGCCGAATTCCGGCAGTTTACCGGCGCCGACTCCTTCGTATTCCTCTTCGTGGACCAAGCCTACCTGCGCCGCGACTTGCTGAACGACAAAACCCGGGAGGCCCCCACCGGCCTGGGGGCGGGCCTGAGCTTCCGCACCGGGGCCGGTTTGTTCCAGTTTGTGTACTCGGTGGGCCGCTCCGACAACCAGCGCATGTCGCTGAGCAATTCCAAGATTCACTTCGGCATTATCAGCCGGTTTTGA
- a CDS encoding alpha/beta hydrolase: protein MTSSVLFAGRPAWLAAALFASSLGLASCNSSATSEQTTESTTTADAAVTDSAATAAPKPVQPAGPAPAWAPNIAPEMQTVIEKLAALQGPTPPETLMPAEVRKAPSATDATMAVMKDFGIPTPPSPLDTMSKEVAPGVKARIYIPKGATGPLPVVVYYHGGGWVIANLDTYDPSVRALAEKTNAVFVSVAYRQAPENKFPTAHNDSFAAYQWVLKNAASIKGDPKRVAVAGESAGGNLAAAVCMMARDKGVMQPKHQLLVYPIADYSMNTESYQKNAQAKPLSKPFMAWFFKHYLRTPADGNSPLISLVKAPNVKGLAPATVITAGIDPLMSEGKAYADKLQAAGIAVKYQNYDNVTHEFFGMSAVVPQAKEAQDLAAGELKNALK, encoded by the coding sequence ATGACTAGTTCTGTTCTTTTTGCCGGCCGCCCCGCGTGGCTGGCCGCTGCTCTGTTTGCCTCTTCGCTGGGCCTAGCCTCCTGCAACTCCTCCGCTACGAGCGAGCAAACCACCGAATCCACCACCACTGCCGACGCAGCCGTAACGGATTCGGCCGCTACGGCGGCTCCTAAGCCCGTGCAGCCCGCCGGCCCGGCTCCGGCGTGGGCGCCCAACATAGCGCCCGAGATGCAAACCGTTATTGAGAAGCTGGCCGCGCTGCAGGGCCCCACCCCACCCGAAACCCTCATGCCAGCCGAGGTGCGCAAAGCTCCTTCCGCCACCGACGCCACCATGGCCGTCATGAAGGACTTTGGGATTCCCACCCCGCCTTCCCCCCTCGATACCATGAGCAAAGAAGTGGCGCCGGGCGTGAAGGCCCGAATTTATATTCCCAAGGGCGCCACCGGCCCGCTACCGGTGGTGGTGTACTACCACGGCGGGGGCTGGGTTATTGCCAACCTGGACACGTACGACCCCTCGGTGCGGGCCCTGGCTGAGAAAACCAACGCCGTCTTTGTGTCGGTGGCATATCGGCAGGCTCCGGAAAACAAGTTTCCCACGGCCCACAACGACTCGTTTGCCGCCTACCAGTGGGTGCTCAAAAATGCTGCTTCCATCAAGGGTGACCCTAAGCGCGTGGCGGTGGCGGGCGAAAGTGCCGGCGGCAACCTGGCCGCGGCCGTGTGCATGATGGCCCGCGACAAAGGCGTGATGCAGCCCAAGCACCAGCTGCTGGTGTATCCCATTGCCGATTACAGCATGAATACCGAGTCGTACCAGAAGAATGCCCAGGCCAAGCCGCTGAGCAAACCATTTATGGCCTGGTTCTTCAAGCACTACCTGCGTACCCCGGCCGACGGCAACAGCCCGCTGATTTCGCTGGTGAAGGCCCCGAACGTGAAGGGCCTGGCGCCCGCCACGGTCATCACGGCCGGCATCGACCCGCTGATGAGCGAGGGGAAGGCCTACGCCGACAAGCTGCAGGCCGCCGGAATTGCAGTCAAATACCAGAACTACGACAACGTGACCCACGAATTCTTCGGCATGAGTGCCGTGGTGCCCCAGGCCAAAGAAGCCCAGGACCTGGCCGCCGGCGAGTTGAAAAATGCGCTGAAGTAG
- a CDS encoding mersacidin/lichenicidin family type 2 lantibiotic — protein sequence MEKQLMTIRAWKDAEYRATLTPEQLALIEPNPIGAALTEEELTQHTGGEAFEDVVGPGWWPTISGECNGGYCCNPFGSGR from the coding sequence ATGGAAAAGCAATTGATGACGATCCGCGCGTGGAAAGATGCTGAGTACCGCGCTACCCTCACCCCCGAGCAACTGGCCCTGATTGAGCCCAACCCCATCGGGGCAGCCCTGACCGAGGAAGAACTCACCCAGCACACCGGCGGTGAGGCCTTCGAAGACGTAGTTGGCCCGGGCTGGTGGCCCACCATCAGCGGCGAGTGCAACGGCGGCTACTGCTGCAACCCCTTCGGCTCGGGCCGCTAG
- a CDS encoding type 2 lanthipeptide synthetase LanM family protein — translation MKAWLETLRHPGILEKRLKGIGLSQEEFTTIISQPAEPDQAVEAALATVLSELRAPNRPEPTDRLSASFRHEYPVAGFFDVVEPILFWQQQLLAAELAERHPAHAELRHTGILKCKRGLGAILFEIINRTLVLDMNVSRELGLLQGATPAERFAFYLNSLRNPAKIESLYEEYPALFKVLYITLSNWRRNSADLISRLITDQAQIETEFGIVADTLIKVQLGAGDAHVGGKAVTILTFASGHKVVYKPRSLGSDEKFHDIIRWINTQQLGFTLKTVRTIGRADYGWVEHIDQLPCQNEAEVACFHQKLGALLALLHLTNATDFHYENLIAHGSDPTLIDLETLVTPNLKAIDSIEGILEDSVLKIAILPTWRYDKQQRKRVDLSGISVAQDQQSLTLRPAWNAFETDEMRIEPQQMPLGRGKNNPTLNGQKVAVSDYIPQLEAGFRAVYSLIERNKELFTGPGGFIDAFGTTPVRVLLRNTSAYGDLLYASYHPDYLIHSLDRDRLFDRLWHQVESDRLPAALIQLEHEDLTRQDVPLLTAFPASRDLWLDHAHCFPNFYAASGADCCKEKIGRMSTTDLERQCWLIRSTIASALPNQINFSTLRYLEGGTLPVTSELLLQEARRIGDRLSALAIHSSDDTVSWFGFSMKGEVYEIWPVGVDLYSGLPGIILFLSHLSHITGEAKYGTLASQALHTFNGYVDNILAKGRRLDDNIGAFDGVGGWVYLYSQLALLTGDEALAERARRIGEQAAEAIDTTTNFDIINGMAGLILVYLGLYKSTGSVAALGHATRCGEVLLRRAVTPEPGGSAWLSYSQQPLTGFGHGTSGVALALAKLHHATHDPRFLALVQGALAYERTQFLPGKGNWADLRNLNVEAGNASNEVVNMTAWCAGATGVGLSRLAMQPYYTDAQLPHEAEIALCTTLRFGMGWNHSLCHGDFGSLEYLQQYQLAHPEAGLDATLERLLGAVRYSFQEHGPISGVALGIENPGLMTGLAGIGYQLLRLARPAQVPSILLLESL, via the coding sequence GTGAAAGCGTGGCTGGAAACGCTGCGCCACCCCGGCATTCTGGAAAAGCGGCTCAAGGGCATCGGTTTAAGCCAGGAAGAATTCACCACCATTATCAGCCAGCCCGCCGAGCCCGACCAAGCCGTGGAAGCGGCCCTGGCTACCGTGCTATCCGAGCTGCGGGCACCCAACCGGCCGGAGCCCACCGACAGGCTCTCGGCCTCGTTCCGCCACGAATACCCGGTGGCCGGCTTCTTCGATGTCGTCGAGCCCATTTTGTTCTGGCAGCAGCAGCTCCTGGCCGCTGAGCTGGCCGAGCGCCACCCGGCCCACGCCGAGCTGCGCCACACTGGCATTCTGAAGTGCAAGCGCGGCCTGGGCGCCATCCTCTTTGAAATTATCAACCGCACGCTGGTCCTGGACATGAACGTGTCGCGGGAGCTGGGCCTGCTGCAGGGCGCCACGCCGGCCGAGCGGTTTGCTTTTTATTTGAACTCGCTGCGCAATCCGGCCAAAATCGAGAGCCTCTACGAGGAATACCCGGCCCTGTTCAAGGTGCTGTATATTACGCTCAGCAACTGGCGCCGCAACAGCGCCGACTTAATCAGCCGCCTGATTACCGATCAGGCCCAAATTGAAACTGAATTCGGCATTGTGGCCGATACGCTGATAAAAGTACAGCTCGGGGCCGGCGATGCGCACGTGGGCGGCAAAGCCGTGACCATTCTGACCTTTGCCTCCGGGCACAAAGTGGTGTACAAGCCCCGCTCCCTGGGCTCCGACGAGAAGTTCCACGACATCATCCGCTGGATCAACACCCAGCAGCTGGGCTTCACGCTCAAAACCGTGCGCACCATCGGGCGCGCCGACTACGGCTGGGTGGAGCACATCGACCAGCTGCCCTGCCAGAATGAGGCCGAAGTAGCCTGCTTCCACCAGAAGCTGGGCGCCCTGCTGGCCCTGTTGCACCTGACCAACGCCACCGACTTCCACTACGAAAACCTGATTGCCCACGGCTCCGACCCCACGCTGATTGACCTCGAAACCCTGGTTACGCCCAACCTGAAGGCCATCGACTCAATTGAGGGCATCCTGGAAGACTCCGTGCTCAAGATTGCCATTCTGCCCACCTGGCGCTACGACAAGCAGCAGCGCAAACGCGTGGACCTGAGCGGCATCAGCGTGGCCCAGGACCAGCAGAGCCTGACGTTGCGCCCGGCCTGGAATGCCTTCGAAACCGACGAAATGCGCATCGAGCCCCAGCAAATGCCGCTGGGCCGGGGCAAAAACAACCCGACGCTGAACGGCCAGAAAGTGGCCGTATCCGACTACATCCCGCAGCTGGAAGCCGGCTTCCGGGCCGTGTACTCGCTCATCGAGCGGAACAAGGAGCTGTTTACCGGTCCCGGCGGCTTTATCGACGCCTTCGGCACTACGCCCGTGCGGGTACTACTGCGCAATACCAGCGCCTACGGCGACCTGCTCTACGCCAGCTACCACCCCGACTACCTGATTCATTCCCTGGACCGCGACCGGCTTTTCGACCGGCTCTGGCACCAGGTGGAGTCGGACCGGCTGCCGGCGGCCCTGATCCAGCTGGAGCACGAGGACCTGACCCGCCAGGACGTGCCCCTGCTCACGGCCTTCCCGGCCTCGCGGGACTTGTGGCTCGACCATGCCCACTGCTTCCCCAACTTCTACGCCGCCTCGGGCGCCGACTGCTGCAAGGAAAAAATTGGCCGCATGAGTACCACCGACCTGGAGCGGCAGTGCTGGCTGATCCGCTCGACCATTGCCTCGGCCCTGCCCAACCAGATCAACTTCTCGACCCTGCGCTACCTCGAGGGCGGCACCCTGCCCGTCACATCGGAGTTGCTGCTGCAGGAGGCCCGCCGCATCGGCGACCGGCTCAGCGCGCTGGCCATTCACTCGAGCGACGACACGGTGAGCTGGTTTGGCTTCTCGATGAAGGGCGAGGTCTACGAGATATGGCCCGTAGGCGTCGACTTGTACAGCGGCCTGCCAGGCATCATCCTGTTTTTGAGCCACCTGAGTCATATTACCGGCGAGGCCAAGTACGGCACGCTAGCCAGCCAAGCTCTGCACACCTTCAACGGCTACGTAGACAACATCCTAGCCAAGGGCCGCCGCCTCGACGACAACATCGGCGCCTTCGACGGCGTGGGCGGCTGGGTTTACCTCTACTCCCAGCTGGCCCTGCTCACTGGCGACGAAGCCCTGGCCGAGCGGGCCCGCCGCATCGGGGAGCAGGCCGCCGAGGCCATCGACACCACCACCAACTTCGACATCATCAACGGCATGGCCGGGCTGATTCTGGTATACCTGGGGCTGTACAAGTCCACGGGCTCGGTGGCGGCCCTGGGCCACGCTACCCGCTGCGGGGAAGTGCTGCTGCGCCGCGCCGTGACTCCCGAACCGGGCGGCAGCGCCTGGCTTTCGTACAGCCAGCAGCCTCTCACCGGCTTTGGCCACGGCACCAGCGGCGTGGCCCTGGCCCTGGCCAAGCTGCACCACGCCACCCATGACCCGCGCTTCCTGGCCCTGGTGCAAGGCGCCCTGGCCTACGAGCGGACTCAGTTTTTGCCCGGCAAAGGCAACTGGGCCGACTTGCGCAACCTCAACGTGGAGGCCGGCAACGCCAGCAACGAGGTGGTAAACATGACGGCCTGGTGCGCCGGCGCCACCGGTGTGGGCCTGAGCCGCCTGGCCATGCAGCCGTATTACACCGATGCCCAACTGCCCCACGAGGCCGAAATAGCCCTGTGCACCACCCTGCGCTTCGGCATGGGCTGGAACCACTCCCTCTGCCACGGCGACTTCGGCAGCCTCGAATACCTGCAGCAGTATCAATTGGCCCATCCTGAGGCTGGTCTGGACGCCACGCTGGAGCGGCTGCTGGGCGCGGTGCGCTATAGTTTCCAGGAGCACGGCCCGATTTCGGGCGTGGCCCTGGGCATCGAAAACCCGGGGCTGATGACCGGCCTGGCCGGCATTGGCTACCAGCTGCTGCGCCTGGCCCGGCCCGCTCAGGTGCCGTCCATTCTGCTGCTGGAGTCGCTGTAA
- a CDS encoding HlyD family secretion protein: MPTIQFTDRSDGIQEIIGTTPSWLLRAGAGYLLGLLVLVLTLSGAVRYPDVLPASIVVTSEVAPFTAVTRANGALQLLVREGQAVHAGQPLGYVESAAAFPQVQALKKVLAPGATPAWTGGAPDQFRQLGELQAAYETFRKATADYQHFEQLDEYSQQVRALQDEVAAYETLNRNLAGQRELQTQELALARKRYSIDSGLLTSKVIAETDLDASHRTLLQQQKSVANSQASIISNAITASELRRRIGELRLQRDERRQQLRLAQEQTARSLRNAIAQWEADHVLLAKQAGMVALLKEWVAGQFVPAATPVLSVLTPATAMTGRLRLPVQGSGKVKTGQRVNILLDNYPAEQYGMLEGLVARVAPLPQGNSYDVVVRLPTELITTYHKPIAFKQQLQGRAEIITEDLSLLQRVFYQFRGLWQ; this comes from the coding sequence ATGCCTACTATTCAGTTCACCGACCGCAGCGACGGGATTCAGGAAATAATCGGCACTACTCCCTCCTGGCTGCTGCGGGCCGGAGCCGGCTACTTGCTGGGGCTGCTGGTGCTGGTACTCACCCTGAGCGGGGCCGTCCGCTACCCCGACGTGCTGCCCGCTTCCATCGTCGTCACGAGCGAAGTGGCACCTTTTACGGCCGTTACCCGCGCCAATGGGGCTCTGCAGCTGCTCGTGCGCGAAGGCCAGGCCGTGCACGCCGGGCAGCCGCTGGGCTACGTGGAAAGCGCCGCCGCTTTTCCGCAGGTGCAGGCCCTGAAGAAAGTGCTGGCCCCGGGAGCTACCCCCGCGTGGACCGGCGGCGCCCCCGACCAGTTTCGGCAGCTAGGCGAGCTGCAAGCGGCCTACGAAACCTTCCGCAAGGCCACGGCCGACTACCAGCACTTCGAGCAGCTGGACGAGTACAGCCAGCAAGTGCGGGCTTTGCAGGACGAGGTGGCCGCCTACGAAACCCTGAACCGCAACCTGGCCGGCCAGCGGGAGCTCCAAACCCAGGAGTTGGCCCTGGCCCGCAAGCGCTACAGCATCGACAGCGGGCTGCTGACGAGCAAGGTAATTGCCGAAACCGACCTGGACGCTTCCCACCGCACCCTGCTACAGCAGCAAAAAAGCGTGGCCAACTCCCAGGCCAGCATCATCTCCAACGCCATTACGGCCTCCGAGCTGCGCCGCCGCATCGGGGAACTGCGTCTGCAGCGCGACGAGCGGCGCCAGCAGCTGCGGCTGGCCCAGGAGCAAACGGCCCGCTCCCTGCGCAACGCCATTGCCCAGTGGGAAGCCGACCATGTGCTGCTAGCCAAGCAGGCCGGCATGGTGGCCCTGCTCAAAGAGTGGGTGGCGGGCCAGTTTGTGCCCGCCGCCACACCCGTGCTGTCGGTCCTGACGCCCGCCACGGCCATGACCGGGCGGCTGCGCCTGCCGGTGCAGGGCTCGGGCAAGGTCAAGACCGGGCAGCGCGTTAATATACTGCTCGACAACTACCCGGCCGAGCAGTACGGCATGCTCGAAGGCCTGGTGGCCCGCGTAGCGCCCCTGCCGCAGGGCAACTCCTACGACGTAGTAGTACGGCTACCGACCGAGCTTATCACCACCTACCACAAACCCATTGCCTTCAAGCAGCAGCTACAGGGCCGGGCCGAAATCATTACCGAGGATTTATCTTTATTACAGCGCGTTTTTTACCAGTTCCGGGGCCTGTGGCAGTAA
- a CDS encoding peptidase domain-containing ABC transporter, whose translation MKNFPFYRQQDEMDCGPTCLRMVAKHYGRDYSRQYLRQHSFLNRSGASLLGLSEAAEGIGLRSLGVKLTLEQLSTETQLPCILHWDQKHFVVLHKVARGHYHIADPGLGPTICTRAEMERHWLGGSGVGIALLLEPTPAFHERDEEAGDDALSGWSLLRSYMRVHRPLLVQLFIGLLIGSIIQLALPFLTQAIVDTGIRTRNLNFIYLILVAQVTLFAGRTGVELLRRWILLHLSTRINVALVSDFLTKLLKLPVAFFEAKRIGDHLQRIRDHDRVESFLSTSSLNVLFSLFNLVLFGAVLGYYDATILLIFLGGSALYALYITFFLKRRKKLDQLRFHQLAQNQSTLIQLLHGMTEIKLNGCEVRRRWDWEAIQAKLFRLNVRTTALNQYQQVGSAFINELKNLVITFVAAQAVINGDMTLGMMLSVQFIIGQLNAPVNDFIGFIQEMQDANTSLERISEIHSLANEEDNQTAQPARRQQDIHLQHLDFRYDGPGSPLVLDDLSLFIPKGKVTAIVGSSGSGKTTLLKLLLKFYPLSGGHILVGNSPLDQLSSREWRRKCGVVMQDGYLFSDTIANNIAVSDEEVDPQKLQHAVQVANIEDFIQSLPLGYHTKIGSDGIGLSQGQKQRLLIARAVYKDPDYLFFDEATSALDSTNEKVIMQNLNKFFEDRTVVVIAHRLSTVKNADQIVMLHRGKIVEVGTHAELTRSQGAYYALVHNQLELA comes from the coding sequence ATGAAAAACTTTCCTTTTTATCGGCAGCAAGACGAAATGGACTGCGGCCCCACCTGCCTGCGCATGGTGGCCAAGCACTACGGCCGCGACTATTCCCGGCAGTACCTGCGCCAGCATAGCTTCCTGAACCGGTCGGGGGCTTCCCTGCTGGGCCTGAGCGAAGCCGCCGAGGGCATCGGGCTGCGCAGCCTGGGCGTGAAGCTGACCCTGGAGCAGCTCAGCACCGAAACCCAGCTGCCCTGCATCCTGCACTGGGACCAGAAGCACTTCGTGGTGCTGCACAAGGTGGCCCGGGGCCACTACCACATTGCCGACCCCGGCCTGGGGCCCACCATCTGCACCCGGGCCGAAATGGAGCGGCACTGGCTGGGCGGCTCGGGCGTGGGCATTGCCCTGCTGCTGGAGCCCACCCCGGCCTTTCATGAGCGCGACGAGGAAGCCGGCGACGATGCTCTGAGTGGCTGGAGCCTGCTGCGCAGCTATATGCGGGTGCACCGCCCGCTGCTGGTGCAGCTCTTTATCGGGTTGCTCATTGGCAGCATCATTCAGCTGGCTCTGCCCTTTCTGACCCAGGCCATTGTGGACACCGGCATCCGGACCCGCAACCTGAACTTTATCTATCTGATTCTGGTGGCCCAGGTCACCCTCTTTGCCGGGCGCACCGGCGTGGAGCTGCTGCGGCGCTGGATTTTGCTCCACCTGAGTACCCGCATCAACGTGGCCCTGGTGTCGGACTTCCTGACCAAGCTGCTCAAGCTGCCGGTGGCCTTTTTCGAAGCCAAGCGTATCGGCGACCATCTGCAGCGCATCCGGGACCACGACCGGGTGGAAAGCTTCCTGAGCACCTCGTCGTTGAACGTGCTGTTTTCGCTTTTCAACCTGGTGCTCTTCGGGGCCGTGCTGGGCTACTACGATGCCACCATTCTGCTGATATTTTTGGGCGGCAGCGCCCTGTACGCGCTGTATATCACCTTTTTCCTGAAGCGGCGCAAAAAGCTCGACCAGCTCCGCTTCCACCAGCTGGCCCAAAACCAGAGCACCCTGATTCAGCTGCTGCACGGCATGACCGAAATCAAGCTCAACGGCTGCGAGGTGCGCCGCCGCTGGGACTGGGAGGCCATCCAGGCCAAGCTGTTCCGGCTGAACGTGCGCACCACGGCCCTGAACCAGTACCAGCAGGTAGGCAGCGCCTTTATCAACGAGCTCAAGAACCTGGTCATCACCTTCGTGGCTGCCCAGGCCGTTATCAACGGCGACATGACCCTGGGTATGATGCTCTCGGTGCAGTTTATCATCGGCCAGCTCAACGCCCCGGTCAACGACTTCATCGGCTTCATCCAGGAAATGCAGGATGCCAACACCAGCCTGGAGCGTATTAGTGAAATTCACTCCCTGGCCAACGAGGAAGACAACCAGACGGCTCAGCCCGCCCGGCGCCAACAGGATATCCACCTCCAGCACCTCGATTTCCGCTACGACGGTCCCGGCTCCCCGCTGGTCCTCGACGATTTGTCGCTGTTTATTCCCAAGGGCAAAGTCACGGCCATCGTGGGTTCCAGCGGCAGCGGCAAAACCACCCTGCTCAAGCTGCTGCTCAAGTTTTACCCGCTCAGCGGCGGCCATATTCTGGTCGGCAACAGCCCCCTGGACCAGCTTAGCTCCCGGGAGTGGCGGCGCAAGTGCGGGGTGGTCATGCAGGACGGCTACCTGTTTTCGGACACTATTGCCAACAACATTGCCGTGTCGGATGAGGAAGTCGACCCGCAAAAGCTGCAGCACGCCGTGCAGGTGGCCAACATTGAGGACTTCATCCAGTCCTTGCCCTTGGGCTACCACACCAAGATTGGCAGTGACGGAATCGGGCTGAGCCAGGGCCAGAAACAGCGCCTGCTCATTGCAAGGGCCGTGTACAAAGACCCCGACTACCTGTTTTTCGACGAGGCCACCTCGGCCCTGGACTCGACCAACGAGAAGGTTATCATGCAGAACCTGAACAAGTTCTTCGAAGACCGCACCGTCGTCGTTATTGCCCACCGGCTGAGCACGGTGAAGAATGCCGACCAGATTGTGATGCTGCACCGGGGCAAAATCGTGGAGGTGGGCACCCACGCCGAGCTGACCCGCTCCCAGGGCGCCTACTACGCCTTGGTGCACAATCAGCTGGAGCTGGCCTGA
- the hemW gene encoding radical SAM family heme chaperone HemW, protein MAGIYLHIPFCKQACHYCDFHFSTSMGLKSKLVDALVRELEIRRDYLGPAATLETIYFGGGTPSLLTEAELNTLFEAIYRHFPVSPQAEITLEANPDDLTPAKLRDLAASPVNRLSIGLQSFHEPHLRLMNRAHSAQESTTAVRTAQDAGFENISVDLIYGVPAPDHSLWEQDMAAAFALQVPHLSCYALTIEPDTVFGRRLRKGSFTAPPDDFVAQQFEMLLQNLPAHGYEQYEISNFCRPGRESRHNSNYWRGVPYLGLGPSAHSFNGHSRQYAVAHNPQYVSSVLEQGVVPATTETLSPTDRANEYLMTSLRTSRGCDLDYLHHTLGTDLRTARAAYLQELAHNGWATVHGSQLVLTDRGKLLADQITLELFLEPEAQS, encoded by the coding sequence ATGGCTGGCATCTACCTCCACATTCCCTTCTGCAAACAGGCCTGTCACTACTGCGACTTCCACTTCAGCACGTCCATGGGCCTGAAAAGCAAGCTGGTCGACGCGCTGGTGCGGGAGCTGGAAATCCGCCGGGACTACCTGGGGCCGGCCGCCACGCTGGAAACCATCTACTTTGGCGGCGGCACGCCTTCCTTGCTGACCGAGGCCGAGCTGAATACGCTATTCGAGGCTATTTACCGGCATTTCCCGGTTAGTCCGCAGGCGGAAATTACCCTGGAAGCCAACCCCGACGACCTGACGCCGGCCAAGCTGCGGGACTTGGCCGCCTCCCCCGTCAACCGGCTCAGCATCGGCCTGCAAAGCTTCCACGAGCCCCACTTGCGCCTGATGAACCGCGCCCACTCGGCCCAGGAATCCACGACGGCAGTGCGCACGGCCCAGGACGCGGGCTTCGAGAATATTTCGGTGGACCTGATTTACGGCGTGCCCGCCCCCGACCATAGCCTGTGGGAGCAGGATATGGCCGCCGCATTTGCCCTGCAGGTGCCCCACCTGTCGTGCTACGCCCTCACCATCGAGCCCGACACCGTGTTTGGCCGCCGCCTGCGCAAAGGCTCGTTCACGGCCCCTCCCGACGACTTCGTGGCCCAGCAGTTTGAAATGCTGCTCCAGAACCTGCCCGCCCACGGCTACGAGCAGTACGAAATTTCGAATTTCTGCCGGCCCGGCCGGGAGTCGCGCCACAACTCGAACTACTGGCGCGGCGTGCCCTACCTGGGGCTGGGCCCGAGTGCCCACTCCTTTAATGGGCACAGCCGGCAGTACGCCGTGGCCCACAACCCGCAGTACGTGAGCAGCGTGCTGGAGCAGGGCGTGGTGCCGGCCACCACCGAAACCCTCTCGCCCACCGACCGCGCCAACGAGTACCTGATGACCTCGTTGCGCACCAGCCGGGGCTGCGACCTGGACTACCTGCACCACACCCTGGGCACGGACCTACGCACGGCCCGGGCCGCCTACCTGCAGGAGCTGGCGCACAACGGCTGGGCCACCGTGCACGGCTCCCAGCTGGTGCTCACCGACCGGGGCAAGCTACTGGCTGACCAGATTACGCTGGAGCTGTTTCTGGAGCCGGAAGCCCAGAGCTAG